From a region of the Oryza sativa Japonica Group chromosome 6, ASM3414082v1 genome:
- the LOC4340758 gene encoding putative disease resistance RPP13-like protein 1 produces the protein MVEPVTASAAVGWGISAVGWVVSPIITKLLGEGFSFLGFETKEKLKELETKVLELQMLREVVEESPHRARLMKWSEELKSALYDAEDIFDDVEYNRLERRILSESDDMQESDFRARPALSCVKGKQVCGTSSDHHGMSKSKLKKILGNIEKIINEGHDILKLLDLKKAVATNSRAAVTTSAPPNVVFGRDEDRNKVIAMLHDRSGDEQPNSSSALNYSVIGIYGIAGSGKSTLAQYVIAHEKELRREKSPGHFDLIMWVHVSQKFSVNAIFTEMLDAATERGGHQFSNLDTLQQKLEEELNGKKILLVLDDVWYHDSVSQLQLEKIVSPLNVGSAGSKILVTSRSKDALVALGAVRRIPISELNDSVFLELFMHSALSGANIDERDRNVFAEIGRGIANKLRKSPLAAKLVGGQLRMRPDVDFWRDAGNRDLLKDTRGALWWSYQHLDEQVRRCFAYCSIFPRRHRLKREELIKLWVAEGFIETTGEGGEEEALAGKYFEQLVSSSFLQPGVNQEGVFHSFEYFTIHDLLHDIAEEVSRSDCFRVEDGWKGVIPPNVRHISIETYSRAIIQKVLEMENLRTLIIYSVKTEMLIEEKEFEDMFTRLRKLRVLHLVTATTSNTFSFPASIEKLKHLRYLSLQTGEAVKLHLSSQTDESVKLILPGTFTKLYHMQVLDFIGNTDLVFSAGKEMSNLINLRHLISFTSMNFPNIGRLTLLQTLKFFTVKKEPGYELQQLKHLKNLQGKLQIDGLQNVHSKNEAVEANLAGKECLKELSLFWEDESSNPNEQEEVIEGLQPPMGLQNLEIFRYQGSRYPSWMVDKQTGLKNLRVLALSNCRQLKPAPELFELLVHLQSFSLCGCSWDTLPDNMEQLMSLQNLMIYLCTNLLSLPTLPRSLAHLVIGNCDPWFTR, from the exons ATGGTAGAGCCAGTGACCGCTAGTGCCGCAGTGGGATGGGGCATATCAGCTGTTGGTTGGGTAGTCTCGCCCATCATCACCAAACTGCTCGGCGAAGGCTTCTCCTTCCTTGGTTTTGAAACAAAAGAGAAGCTAAAAGAACTCGAGACTAAAGTGTTAGAGCTACAAATGTTACGAGAAGTAGTCGAGGAGAGTCCTCACAGGGCTCGTTTGATGAAATGGTCGGAGGAACTTAAATCTGCTTTGTACGACGCTGAAGACATCTTCGATGATGTTGAGTATAACCGCCTCGAAAGGCGGATTTTGTCTGAATCCGACGACATGCAGGAGTCGGACTTCAGGGCTCGTCCTGCCCTGTCCTGCGTCAAAGGAAAACAG GTGTGTGGTACCAGCTCAGACCACCATGGCATGTCAAAATCAAAGTTGAAGAAAATCCTAGGTAACATAGAGAAAATTATTAACGAAGGACACGATATTTTGAAGCTTCTGGATTTGAAGAAGGCGGTTGCTACCAATTCACGAGCTGCAGTAACTACTTCGGCTCCTCCAAATGTTGTATTTGGTCGAGATGAAGATCGTAATAAGGTCATAGCAATGCTTCATGATAGATCAGGTGATGAACAACCAAACTCCAGCAGTGCTCTAAATTATTCTGTTATTGGTATTTATGGCATCGCTGGGTCTGGAAAATCAACCCTTGCACAATATGTTATTGCCCATGAGAAAGAGCTTAGGCGGGAGAAATCACCTGGTCATTTCGATCTTATCATGTGGGTTCATGTTTCTCAGAAATTTAGCGTGAATGCCATTTTTACTGAGATGCTTGACGCAGCCACAGAGAGAGGGGGGCATCAGTTCAGTAATCTTGATACCCTACAACAGAAACTGGAAGAGGAATTGAATGGAAAGAAGATCCTGTTGGTACTAGATGATGTATGGTACCATGACAGTGTGAGCCAGCTGCAGCTAGAGAAGATAGTTTCTCCGCTGAATGTCGGAAGTGCAGGAAGCAAAATCCTCGTAACTAGTAGAAGTAAAGATGCATTGGTTGCCCTGGGTGCTGTGAGGCGTATTCCCATATCAGAGTTGAATGATAGTGTCTTTCTTGAACTGTTCATGCATTCCGCACTATCAGGTGCAAACATTGATGAACGGGATCGGAATGTTTTCGCGGAAATTGGACGTGGCATTGCAAACAAGCTGAGGAAATCTCCTCTAGCGGCCAAATTAGTTGGAGGACAATTGCGTATGAGACCAGATGTCGACTTCTGGAGAGATGCTGGTAATAGGGACCTTTTGAAAGATACACGGGGGGCTCTTTGGTGGAGTTACCAGCACCTCGATGAGCAGGTCAGAAGATGCTTTGCTTATTGCAGTATTTTCCCCCGGAGACATCGGCTGAAACGCGAAGAGTTAATTAAATTGTGGGTGGCAGAAGGGTTTATAGAAACTACTGgtgaaggaggagaagaagaagctctTGCTGGGAAATACTTTGAGCAGTTAGTGTCAAGCTCATTTCTTCAGCCAGGAGTAAATCAAGAAGGAGTGTTTCATTCCTTTGAATACTTCACGATTCATGATCTGCTACATGACATAGCAGAGGAGGTCTCCAGAAGTGATTGCTTCAGGGTAGAGGATGGCTGGAAAGGTGTTATTCCTCCGAATGTTCGCCATATTTCCATTGAGACTTATAGCCGTGCAATCATTCAGAAGGTTTTGGAAATGGAAAATCTGCGCACGTTGATCATTTATAGTGTCAAAACCGAAATGCTGATTGAGGAAAAAGAGTTCGAAGATATGTTCACGAGGCTGAGGAAATTGCGGGTACTTCATCTTGTAACGGCGACAACATCAAATACATTCTCGTTCCCAGCATCGATTGAAAAATTAAAGCATCTACGCTATCTCAGTTTGCAGACGGGCGAGGCAGTCAAACTCCATCTCAGTTCGCAGACGGACGAGTCAGTCAAACTTATTTTACCAGGCACATTTACCAAGCTTTACCATATGCAGGTGCTGGATTTTATCGGAAACACAGATCTGGTATTTTCCGCTGGTAAAGAAATGAGTAACCTCATCAACTTGAGGCACTTGATCAGCTTTACAAGTATGAATTTTCCAAACATTGGCAGACTAACCTTGCTCCAAACGTTAAAATTCTTCACAGTAAAGAAGGAACCTGGGTACGAGTTACAGCAGCTGAAGCACCTAAAGAATCTGCAAGGCAAGCTGCAGATCGACGGTCTTCAAAATGTTCATAGCAAGAATGAAGCTGTTGAAGCCAATCTAGCTGGTAAAGAATGTCTCAAAGAACTGAGCCTGTTCTGGGAAGATGAGAGCTCCAATCCAAACGAGCAAGAAGAGGTTATTGAGGGCCTTCAGCCACCGATGGGACTTCAAAACCTAGAAATCTTTCGTTACCAAGGTTCTAGGTACCCAAGCTGGATGGTGGATAAGCAGACCGGCCTGAAGAACCTTCGCGTGCTTGCTCTTAGCAACTGCAGACAATTGAAACCTGCTCCAGAACTTTTTGAGCTGTTGGTTCATCTGCAGTCGTTCTCGCTCTGTGGCTGCAGCTGGGACACCTTGCCCGATAATATGGAGCAACTCATGTCCCTCCAAAATCTGATGATCTATCTGTGCACGAATCTCCTGTCACTTCCAACTTTACCCCGGTCTCTGGCGCATCTTGTAATTGGGAATTGCGACCCTTGGTTCACAAG ATAA